In the genome of Xiphias gladius isolate SHS-SW01 ecotype Sanya breed wild chromosome 1, ASM1685928v1, whole genome shotgun sequence, the window AGAAGACTCAGATAACATGAAACAACAAGCTGTCGAGGCAAGATTAACACAGGTAAAtatacacattcaaacaattCCGACATGAAATAACTATTTTAACACTATAACACTGGCAGTCTGAACATATCCACAAATAAGCTTTGTGTTATTTAATgtggacagtggctttattTTAAACTTCCTTCCATATTGTGTTTACACTTCTGCAATTCAGAGGCAGAGAGTGTTATCTGTCATGAGCCAACGCCTCCTCGTTGTCAACAGTAATTATCATATACAGAATCTGTAGAAAGACTTTTATCAATGTTAGCGTtgggtgtaaaaaaaacattgatatGGAAAGTAATCTGATGTTTTACAGAATAATCTAATATTGACTCTCTTTTTGGATGACAGGGTTGAAAGCTTTATTTGACAACAGTAAAGGAAAAGCAAAGACTGTAGTCACCCAGTCCTGATACTATCAATCTGTtgaggataaaaacacaaaaaaagataaaagcttATTTTTATTGCAGTCCCGTTAAGAAAGGAGAAAGGGTAAGAAGACAGATCTTCAAGTCAGACAAGACAGGTGAAGAAATACCAGTTGAAATACCAAATGAAATACGAAAACAGACCAGACTGACATATtgcatacaaacagacaaaacaaacttcaGATTCAGGCGCCTCTCAgtatatgaattttttttttgatcataaAAATCTATAATATAAAAGCAATAACATTATTTAAGCTACGTCTTGTTGCGGAGAGAGACGAAACAAGTTTGAGTAAATCTTCTATATCTTTCTGTGTTCTATATGTGTTTGTGGAGGAAAGTTGACCTCGGAGACAAAGTTAAcgtgttgatgtttagcagatataaAGTTGACCATGTTcattatcttagtttagcatccTAGCATGCTAGTATTTGccagcagtaaacacaaaatccagttgaagctgatgggaatgtcattagttttgcaggtatctgatcataaaccaaagtataggacgaattaaaatgttgacctgatgatggtggtagATGAAAAGTTGGAAAAGTCTCCAAAGTTATTTCCGTTCATTCTGAGGGGAACATGGATGGACATTAAATCTGATGATAATCCACCGTTCAATTGTGAATCTGAGCTCAAAATACTTTGTTGTTGTCTGCCAATTTTGGCACTTGATTATTGATGATTTACTGATGTTTGAATGTTGTAGGCAGATGGAGCGAACAGGGGGAGACATGATTCAATCTACACTCATCAACACATACATAAGAGGTGGtatcattaacaaaaaacagGTCAATGATTAATCTTAGTTCATGTTAAAAGTTGGTAAAGATCCCAAATATTCTGAATGGATCACTTCTTTGAACTACTGGAGACAAACAGGAGATCAGTTTATATCAAAGCTTTAATGAGGCTCCATGTGAATAACTTCCTCACAGTGTTGTAACAGTGATCCTGATATGAAGCTAATAATCTAATTAGTTTTGGGTCTTGTTGTGTTGTCTTGATTTGAAAGATACCGCAAGGTGACCCCCCCTGTAGCGTCCTCAACATCTTAAAGAAAACCATTGCAGTGGAGGTTTTTCCAGTAGCCATTTTATTAGTTCATAATCGGCAGCCAAACATAGTGACACACATCTGGACTGCATCTTAGTTTATTAGCTTCTTATCGAATTAAAGGAcgattttaacattttggggaatacgTTAATTCACTTTCTTAGTTACATGAGTTACATGCTTAGATGGAGTATTTCAGTAAGTGaatattcacatatatattacatctttaattaacatttgaatattGCCCACTGTACGGCATTGtacaacttttaaaattaaatgtcaaacagcttttccatttttatttttatatggtCATAGAATGCACATAAgtgtatgtgaaaataaaaaggcaaattgGAGTATtgcatatttatttcattttttactcaaataacaaataactgTGGAAAATTATAATGCTATTttggaattacattttcatttttcaagtttaCATGGTCATTTTAATATAGTCCCCCATAGGCTTCCACAGGTAATTGTGTCACAGGCTGAGATTATTCACTGTACATTCAATCTGTTATCTGAATTTTTCACTCcattgttttgactttgttgtGAGACTACAGCTCAGCAGCTGACACCACCTCTGgtttctcctcctgttcctcctcctgtttcccctcctgttcctcctcctgtGCTTCAGGATTTGAGTACAGGCAAGAGGTGTTGCCATCTTTCCATGTAACCACAATGTTGCCTGCTCTGAGCTCATTCACCTCTCCGTTGGATGAGGAGGGTTTGTTtcccagcagcagcctgtcaggagatgatggtggtggtttGCTGCTGTCATCTCTGAGTGGTGAGATGATGTGCAGTTCATCATCTCCACTCTTCTGAGCCAGTGACGCTGCTACCTTGTAATTAGctatcttttttctgttcctgtgtgaaaaaaaagacaggaaactTTGTCAGTCAGCAGCCTTCACAATGGCATATACTACTACAAGTGTTGCTAtgaaattgtaatttaaaaacttcAGGTCATACTTGTTGGCCATGGCTCCCATTCCCAGCAGCAGAAAACCAACAAGAAGGCAAATGAAGGCCAGTCCTAGCAGCACAAACTTCCATGTGGTCGCTGCAACAGAAATAATACACTCTGCTAAACATAGGGCTCATATCATAACAGGAATATACAGTAGtgctttacaataaataaaattaaaccagAGGCAAAAGGCTGTAAGAGGCAATGAAAGAATAAGTTATAACAGTTAGTAGTCAGCAGAACTGACTGCAGACCTGTCTGAAGTGTGTTTTTGCAAAGACGTATAGTCACCCTCCAAAGAAAGTCTCTCTGAGGTCACCTTAAATCTCAGTATTTTCACCTGTACATATTTGTAGGATTTTATGACattcaacaagtcctccaacctgaacgaccatataggttgtttttCCCTAAGTTCTGATACAACTCATAGGTGCGTCTCCTGAAACAGCGCCACACAGTGGCAGGCATAGCGGGCCTTTGTTgttatggttacaataataaacatatggTTAAGGATGTGGAACGGTCACAGttgggttaggtttaggcacaaaaactacttgcgtaggtttaggaaaagatcatggcCTGGGGTAAAATAAGTGCTTCCTTAAGACTACGCTGTCATGGtaacacaatacacaatacGTTAACTATCATCGGTTTCACATGGGAAACAAACATGTCTCGTGTGAAAGTTCGTCTTTTCAAATGATCCTGATGGGAAAAGACCCTGTCCAACTGACCTAGACTGGGACAGACCTGCTCCAACTGGCAGTTGTGCCCAAGTCAAATTCATCATCAGAGTTACAGTCCTAATGTGGGTCCAAACCTTTCCACactgtgatgtggaaacttgaaacactgagagagaaatttacagtgaagtaggagacagCTGCTGTCCTGCAGTGAAActtcaaaattgaaaataacTATGCTATTATACTACATAGACAGTCTTAATTGTTACATGAGGGAGACGTGGTTTAACTAATCAAGGCTAACATGATCCTGTTCATTCCCAGCCAGCTAACACAGCTGGAAGGTGTTAATGTGTTAATCTTGGATAAATGTACCTTGAATGTCGCACTCTTATTTTAAATAGTCAGTGAGTGTGGAAATGATGATCAGCTGATCATGTCACTCtactcacattcacatttctgaaatgaaaaaatgaaattgtagaACAGGTTTATAATAAATCTTCTTCTATCATTTACACATAGTtcatcatcagaaaaaaaacaaaaacaaaaaaaaaaggatggggCATTGTTGTTAGGCGTGAAACTACATTCTGATTGGATTTTCCAGTGTATTGATTTCAATTTCTTGTATTTTACCCTGTATTGATATTTTTCTCGTTATAGTGAAAATTAAACTGTGGTGATCCAGCTAACTGTCAGTAACAGCTGACAACGGCTATGCAGATAAACAATGAAGAACGATAaagaagtgaagtgaaacaTCCAGGCTTGTAACTCAGTTATTCAGGTATAAAGAAGATAATTCTTAAGCCTCACAGGAAACTGGTAACATGTCAGACATAAGTTGAACCCACTGAGTGATCAGTGTCTGACAGGTGGCTAACAGGCTTCAGATGGCATATTTTAAGATGCTAGCTGTAGCTTTCAGAACAGTCTGGAGTCATGAGAGTGAGTACATTTTCATTTGGATAAAGTATTTTAGACATAGCAGCCACACTTACAATCCTCTGTGCGATAGTACCAGTGGAGATACTCTCTCTGTTCCTCCGTCATGGCTGCCATCTTGCCTGCCTGCTCCTCTGCAACCTCAAACTCATCTGGATCATCAGATGCCCTCCTAAATCCTGAAGAATAACAGACAGACATCAAACAGCAACTCTGTTTGTTGCAGACCATAggacacataaaacacaaacaccaaagtTAACATTTATCAATCTTATGCTAAGGAATGTCTCTAAAACTTTTTGTTCAACCAACTCAGTTCACTGATCATTTGTTGTAAAATGTCACACGTGTAAACAAGAGTTTCTGTCATAACTGCTTCAGTTTAATATTTAAGGAACAACAGTATTTCAACATTATACTAAATGTATgttatttttgaactttttcaaaaaaaaaaatgtttcaaaggTCTCAAGTAATTCTCATCATACATTATGTTTCAAATGTATAAAATTGTGACTTGAGCCAAATAATGTGACTGAAGCCTGCACCTCTGGTGATAACACCTTGCCTAGTATTAATttgtgtaaacaaaaataacaatgttgtcaaaccaatacattttttgtcatttgaagcaacaaaaaattacattttagaaaGTCTGTTACAGCTGCAGTAATTCGTTTGTCCTACAGGGAGGCAGtataacaagctgtaaacacaacactgacatataatCTTATAAAGCTGTTATGGACAACACATTACCAGAAATGCATAGTGGTACAGTCAACATACACAGATATGCAAATAGAGTAACATTAGAAAtatgatcattcatttggagtggtgtttgtgtccacttttcaatatttataaatttataaatataaaaaaatgtattactgtAGCTTAAAGTAAGTCAAGATCAAACTTCAAGATTCCCCCTAAGATGTATTTTCCTCCATTAACCTAAAATGTTTACTCTAGCCGGCCAAAATAAATTATGCACTGCTGTCTTAATCAACATGAGGGCAGGCTGATAAAACAACAGCGTTATCATTTTCACTAGAGCTTATTAATCACAGTTAAAGTAAATGAGGTTAAAACTCCCTGACAGACGAGAACACAGTGAAAGTGCATAAACACCCCTTCTCTGCAATATGTAAGTCTGGTTTCAGCCCTTGCATTCTAAGAAGGTGTAAAGTATGCATGAAGTTCGATAATTGTAAAAAACTGTGAGCCTGATGACTTTGTGCCTGATTCCCATCAGTGTCTCACTCTATGTCACTCAGCTGTCACTGAGTGTTCAGGGACATGCCTGTAGTGatgtaaagtaactaagtatatactgtatactcaaATGATACATGTACTTTACATTCCTGGtttaaattattggcacccttgaattttaagtacagaatttagagtatcttcagaaataaatgcaaattgaccaattttacacaataaaaatattttgataaaatgtctaaggtcactgaacaaaaaaataaaaaacaaaacttgcataatagtgaaataatacaaacactaAATGCACCcaagacacaattattggcacccttcactgatgttttgttgcagaacctttggcaacaatgcAACTCTCTAAACATctcttgtagccatctagaagcttcttgtaCCTATCTGCTGGTAGTTTTTGCCACTCTTCCATGTATTCAAACTCTTTTTAGTTTGTAAGAGTCGTCTTTGCAGCTCCCTCCACAGGTTTTCAGTGGTTCAGCTTGGTTTTCACTTTGGGCCAGggctcattgctggccagtttaaaacagtccatcttttctttttcaaccattgttttgtgctgctggatgtgtgctttgggtcattgtcctgctgaaagacccaagacctttgcctcaaacctagttttttgacattgggttacacattttgctctaaaatgccttgatAATCTTCTGacttcatcattcctttgatacacTCAATGTCTCCGGTAcaagaggcagcaaagcagccccacacTATGATAGACCCTCCAATTTGCTTTAatgtaggtagggtgttcttttccttttgggcttcatttcatcacctataaacaaactgatgcactgcattccgAAAGAGctttactttggtttcatctctcCATAAAActttatcccagaaagactggaGCTTATCTAttaaaagtttttgcaaacattattctagcctttttgtgcctttcttttaATTGTGGTGTCCGCCTTTTCCCATGGGGGCCTACTTGGTTTAGCATTTCTCATGCCTTCAAACAGCtttcttgtcttcaccattgtgtaTAAGAATCTGGAATCAATCAGCTCCAACCATCTTTCACTGGTTAATACAAGTCAcgcaaacactgaaaattaagcacaggtgattcttatttgtttttttattttgtttgaggaactcatttaaattcatcaagagggtgccaataattgtgtcaaggGTCATTTAAGTATTTCACTGTCGTTGTTACTGAGTAAATTTggacatttgattaaatattctgattatacacaATTGTGTATAAGTACAGGACTGTACTTgagaatttccattttatgctgctttacacttcactatatttcagaggaaaatattgtagtttttactgcactacacttatttaataacttttgttACATGTTTCTTTGTATTATAATAGATTATGATGAGATAAGATTTATTGCAAAAGGTTACCCTTTCTATTTCTGTAATCCTCCCTTACTTACTGAGTTTTTCCTGGCAGATGTCCCCCTCATCCAGAGATCTCCACTTTGAGTATTTGCTGTCATAAGTCAGAATCAGATGCTTGCCATGTAGTGACAGCAGCATTGACGTGTTCCTGCTGATCAGTCTGTCCCTGTTACAGTCCCACATTAACCCTGCAACATCCACCTCCGACCCCTGGCAGGACCAGGTCTGGACTTGGTCTGTCTGCTGGGCCGACAAACATCTGGATGATGCAACACACATCAGCATGCCCTGAGCGAACCAGACCCACTGTTGATACTCTGAGTCCAGGTTGCACTTCTTAAGCAGGACTTCACCTGTAGCAGCTGAGTCCTCCAGACACAGCATGCGCTGGGTGTTGTGGATCATGAACGCCCTCCCCCCTGCAGGTGTTGTGAAAGTGACAGGTTTAGATTAAATGATGCTAATATATATGTCAGTCAtaaatgtttctgaatgaaGCATCAATTTAcctgacaggaggagaaaaagcatGATCCAGACATCAAACATATCTAAAAGGAATGGGGAATTGTTGTTAGGAGTCAGAGCAATTTCAACATGTTCCTTAAAAAGAGAAGTCTTAAAGAAAGTGAGTTTATTTTGAATGCTTGACATGATGTCAGGAGCAGAATACCAGGtgctaaaaaaacattatgtctCTGAAATATATCGTGTTTCTGGTAATACTGAATCATTGTATTCAGAAAGAGTAAATATTTATTGTGGTGTTCCCCAGGGTTCAGTCCTGAACCTCACTCTTTTCAGTCTGTACATGCTTCCAATGGGGTCTATCAGGTGCTATGCAGATTACACACAACTCTGTATCTTTCCCTCACCAGGCAATCTAATTTCTGTCCACAATCTGGTAAATTGTATTTCACAAGCCAGTCGAAATTTTGTTCAgttaaagaaagacaaaacagacatcAGGTCAAAGAAAGAACCTTATTTCACATCTCAGTGCAAATAATTTCAAGTCTACATCTGATGCTAAGAATCTGTAGGTAATCACTGAGGTGGTCGTTTAACTCTTAGAGAACATTTCCAGGGTCACACCATTTCTCTTGGAGGACACTTATGTAAAActtatttaagtttttgtttacaGACAGGTGCAGAGGAGTTTGGAGTATTTCTGCAGCCCTTagtagtgtctgcaggtcttTCTCTTTGGCTGCAGGTATAACTTCCACCAATCGGTGGGTGGAGCAGGAGTCTCTGTGTAGCCTGAGAGGGGAAACTTAGGGCAAAAGAAATGTGTTAATCACTAGCTGCTGCTTGTAAAGAGTAACGACTGTgaacacacagtgacactttGAAGTCACCTATGGTAGATGAAcatatcaacatttttcttctctggagAAAGATGATTTTCAAAAGTGAAAGTTACAACCATGTCTACTGCCAGGATCCTCACCACAGACAGAGGGCACAGATGACCCCCAGACTCAAACCTCTCCACTGGCTGACTAGAAGCTGTAGAACAGATTCTGAATCCTTTCAGGGCCTCACTGCAGAATACATCAGTGAACCTCCCCCAAGTTCTGGTCCTAACAGATCATTGTGTTCTGTTTATTCTCTCACATTAACTGTTTCTTAGTCCAGGACCACGGTCTACAGAGTTGCTGCATGTAGTTCATATACCCTCAATGTCTGGATCAGTTTCTCTGTTGATGTGAGAATGCAAACCTCTCTGagaagttttaaaacaaaactttaaactcATCTTTTTTAACTTGTCTTACTTGGAAACTTCTATATTTTACCTCATGCTCagtattgttatttattttattcacttctgcttttttcatttttctacttccttcttgttttatttcctttcatgctattactattattatccattaaactttaatgtaaaaatgcaaataccTAGAAAACATGGTTGAATTATCTTTTAGATGTGTGTAGAGGGTTGAGAAATTGTTTCTCTATGTGCCCTTGTGTGTTTAGATTTATGAATGTCTACAAAGATCTCTAAATCTGCATAAGATTTGCACATGTGCAAAAGAATCTGCaaatatgtacacacaaacacacacacacacacacacacacacacacacacacacacacacacacacacacacacacacacagtgtaggtattaagctgtaaaaacagaatTCTTCAGTTCCACCTTCAATACAGTATACCTCTTTACttgctgtgtgttcacatgtgaATCTTTGCTCTGCTCCTTTGGTGCTCCCAGGCTGTGTGATGAAGGATTACACTCCTCTCTGAACCAGTGTGAGGGGAAGTTCAGAGCATTACTTGCTCTGTTACAACATGTGATTTCCAAGTCAAGTCATAAGTCATGTCAAATGaatttatagagcacatttaaaaataaaaggtgtTTACTATAGGGCTTTACAGAgaattgtttaaaataaaacaaaaacataaatgaataatagctgtaacagattaaattaaaataattttattgttattttaataattatgaGGGCTAAACTGCAGTTGTATAAAGGTGAGACTTTAGCCAGGATTTAAACGTGGCGATAAATGGGGAGGATCTGAGAATCTGAGGGGTCTGGATGGACAGAAGAGATCAGACATGTAGGCAGGTGCCAACTCATGCaaagttttaaaatcaaattaaagaatcagtcaaattaaaatcaattctataTTTCACTGGCAACCAGTGAAGGGATGAACGCATAAGCATAATAATGGATATGTTTCCTTTCAGTTAACCACTCTATTATTATATcaaacaatatgaaaacacatcagtccaTTTTCTAGCATACTGTAGTGTATCACTGTACTATCTCATATCATACCATTAGATACCATACTCTACCATGcaagcacagcacagcacatcATACAACACCATAAAAGGTAATATGGTAACTGATGGTTATCAGCATACACTGAACACTATGGAAAGCTTTTTGAGCATTCATTCCATATCCTTGATATCAGACGTCAGTTTCCTCCACTAGTTCCGTCTTTGTCAGCACTAGTTGGACTTCTGGTCGCACTAATTCCGCATTTTGTCTTACTAGTTGAACAAAAACTCTTACTAGTCACTCTTTTTCCGCAACTTATGGTACTTTTGTAACTAGTTCCAAAAGAATCCTTACTAGTGATGCCAGGTGCTGCAGTAGTAGCATCAAAATCCAAACTAGACAGCTTTTCGATGCACTAGTGGCCCTCTGGACCAAACAAGTGACACTGAAAGTCTTACTAGTTGTCTAACTAGTGAGCTGCAAAAGCTCTGATATTTTAACTAGTAGCACCCTTTCACCTCACTAGTTAGCTAGTGACCTGCAGTTTTCTGAACTAGTtagatgatgaaatattttttactatatatacaaaaatgaaacaaaaagtgttaaattgtttttctgttgtgcaaattaattgctttatttatttttcctttttgcctttttaatggTGAAACACAAAGCTATGTactcattttctgttgtgaGCAAGTAAAACACATACGTTTTATCAACAAAAATTCCAGGAGAAGAAAGTACCCACTCtctaattcaaaataaaagtccataGCAGTGGTGAcggttaaaacatttttaaatgcaaagtttGTTAACAAGTAACCATGTACAAGTAATATACTCTATTATTGCAAATCAGTGGCATAACTCAAccaatataatatacaataatgttaaaaaaataaagaaatatgcaTCCACTACTCATTTTTTCGTAAACCGCATTATAAACAGTTACTAGGActtcaacagaaaaatagacTAAGgcacacatttctgtttgttatgAAATAACAAGCatattacagtaatattttGGCAGCATGGCTCTGTTGTGGGACTCCCTGCCCAtcaaggagcagcagcagcaggagaccAACGACTAATTGAACAATCTTATCCAAACAGTGGCACTGATATGGTACAACAcagataatcataataatctaAATACTCAGTAATTAGCGATAAGCCATACAAATGTACAAAGTAGCCACAAGATTTAACCAAAGTGTGTCCTTTAGCAATATTATTGAAGAGGatacaacaaaaaataacagCTTGTCTTGTGATGGTTTGTTTAGAATGGACACCTCTGCAGATGCTAAATGGTTACCAGAAGGTGCTTTTTTAATGgatattttttggcatttctacCTTTATTTATATTGACAGTGACATTCGAGATTAACAGGAAAGGCAGGGGGACGAGATAGGGGATGACATGCAGTGAAAGGCCCAGGCAGGATTCAAACCCTAGCCACTGTGGTAATGTCTCAGTCTTGATAAATGGCAGACGCTTAACCAGGTGAGCTACTGGTGCGGCCCAGAGGGTGCTTTTTATATGAGTATGTGAGCTGAGAGAAAGGGACACACTATAATAACATTGTAGTATGTGAATTATTGGCAATGCAGCAGCACACACTACACTGTTTAAACTTTGGTTAGCTATTGAAAAGGACCATGTATTATTTCATCACTAAACACAGTATAGGCCTACAATATAGTACCCCTACCCTAGTAATGTTTTGAGATTACAAATTTTTTAGCCTCGGAAGTGGTCAGAGGTCAAAACATGCCTCTGAAAAACCCAAGAGTCCATTTCAATGCTATTCTGTTGATATTTCAGGCTTCCctctcttattttgttttactgttgatataaaaatggtTGATCCGAAGGTACACTTATTCAAGCAGATGCCCTTCCAAATAAATGAACATTCCATTTTAGGTCTACTGAAGGATTTGTGTTATCATATCATGAACTACAAATCTGATTTACGTTTGGAGGTCAGTGTATGTAGGCTAGTGCTACATAATTGATtaactttattttctatttctgctgAATCGGCTCAATTTCCTGTGAATTGGAATGAGCTTGAAACATGAAACTTGGCCCAATTGGAAATGATGTACAACTGCTTCCTGaaatatacagctctggaaaatattaagagaccactgcaaaattatcagtttcacatattttactatttataggtatgtgttttagtctataaactactgacaacatttctccctaatttcaaataaaaatattgtcctttagagcatttatttgcagaaaatgacaaatggtcaaaataacaaaaaagatgcagtgatttcagattttcaaataatgcaaaagaaaacaagttcatattcatttttaaacaacacaaaactaatgttttaactaagtaagagttcagaaatcaatatttggcggaataaccctgattttcaatcacagctttttttgcgtcttggcatgctctccaccagtctttcacattgctgttgggtgactttatgccactcctggtgCAAAAATTCATGCAGCTCAGatttgtttgatggcttgtgaccatccatcttcctcttgatcaaattccagaggttttcaatggggttcaggtctggagattgggtTGGCCATGACAGATTTTTGgtctggtggtccttcatccacaccttgattgacctagctgtgtggcatggagcattgtcctgctggaaaaaccaatactcagagttggggaacattgtcagagcagaagaaagcaagttttcttccaggataaccttgtactGGCTTGATTCATGCATCCTTTGCAAAGAtgcatctgcccgattccagccttgctgaagcacccccagatccTCACCGATCCTCCACAAgtttcacagtgggtgcgagaccctgtggcttgtaggcctctccaggtctctgtctaaccattagacaaccaggtgttgggcaaagctgaaaatttgACTCATCAGAGAAAAATGACCTTACACCAGTCCTCTATGCTCCAGTCCTTATgttcttttgcaaacctcagcctggctcttctttgcttcttattgatgaagggctttgttctagctttacacgacttgagccctgcccctaggagcctgtttcgaaccgttctcGTCATGCACTTTACCCCAGCTGCtatttgccattctttttgtaggtcacttgatgtcatcgTATGGTTGCTGAGGGACATTTGAATGAGTTTACAGTCATCCTGGTCAGTGGAatctgtagctttgttgtccccaatgtctgctgcttgaccttgttcttatgaaccgccatcttagaaattttaaggacGGAAGCAtcctgacgctcactgtatccctctgccagtgaagccagaattgaacccttcttttcctcaatcaaaa includes:
- the si:cabz01068815.1 gene encoding solute carrier family 51 subunit beta isoform X1 translates to MSEKSLLSENTKDMFDVWIMLFLLLSGGRAFMIHNTQRMLCLEDSAATGEVLLKKCNLDSEYQQWVWFAQGMLMCVASSRCLSAQQTDQVQTWSCQGSEVDVAGLMWDCNRDRLISRNTSMLLSLHGKHLILTYDSKYSKWRSLDEGDICQEKLRFRRASDDPDEFEVAEEQAGKMAAMTEEQREYLHWYYRTEDSTTWKFVLLGLAFICLLVGFLLLGMGAMANKNRKKIANYKVAASLAQKSGDDELHIISPLRDDSSKPPPSSPDRLLLGNKPSSSNGEVNELRAGNIVVTWKDGNTSCLYSNPEAQEEEQEGKQEEEQEEKPEVVSAAEL
- the si:cabz01068815.1 gene encoding solute carrier family 51 subunit beta isoform X2, whose protein sequence is MFDVWIMLFLLLSGGRAFMIHNTQRMLCLEDSAATGEVLLKKCNLDSEYQQWVWFAQGMLMCVASSRCLSAQQTDQVQTWSCQGSEVDVAGLMWDCNRDRLISRNTSMLLSLHGKHLILTYDSKYSKWRSLDEGDICQEKLRFRRASDDPDEFEVAEEQAGKMAAMTEEQREYLHWYYRTEDSTTWKFVLLGLAFICLLVGFLLLGMGAMANKNRKKIANYKVAASLAQKSGDDELHIISPLRDDSSKPPPSSPDRLLLGNKPSSSNGEVNELRAGNIVVTWKDGNTSCLYSNPEAQEEEQEGKQEEEQEEKPEVVSAAEL